One part of the Bacillus sp. FJAT-27916 genome encodes these proteins:
- the coaA gene encoding type I pantothenate kinase produces the protein MPNFSPYRYFSKKEWANLRFNTPMTLTQTEIEELQGVNEKLSVEEITTIYLPLTRLLNLYVNSSQMLHAVTDTFFGNTTRKVPYVIGVAGSVAVGKSTTARIIQALLSRWPNTPSVEIITTDGFLYPNDVLNAKGIMDKKGFPESYNTKELIKVLSRIKAGHPKVKAPVYSHLYYDIIPGKYTVIKQPDIVIVEGINVLQTPKQEAHSHSVYVSDFFDISIYVDADDRNIYQWYVERFKTLRKTAFANPESYFHRYADLTDEEADRVATDIWNRINKVNLDRNIAPTRNRANIILEKDANHSISSVRLRKI, from the coding sequence ATGCCAAATTTTTCACCATACCGTTACTTTTCGAAAAAAGAATGGGCTAATTTACGTTTTAATACACCAATGACACTCACGCAAACGGAAATCGAAGAACTTCAAGGCGTGAATGAGAAATTATCTGTAGAAGAGATTACAACGATTTATTTGCCGCTGACCCGTCTGCTAAATTTATATGTCAATTCCTCTCAAATGCTTCATGCCGTTACGGATACTTTCTTTGGCAATACAACGAGAAAGGTGCCTTATGTCATCGGCGTAGCTGGAAGCGTCGCCGTCGGCAAGAGTACGACAGCAAGAATTATTCAGGCACTCCTTTCAAGATGGCCAAACACACCAAGTGTAGAGATTATCACAACGGATGGTTTTCTTTATCCGAATGACGTATTGAATGCCAAGGGAATCATGGATAAGAAGGGATTCCCAGAGAGCTATAATACAAAAGAATTAATTAAAGTTCTATCTCGAATTAAGGCTGGACATCCAAAGGTAAAAGCACCAGTCTATTCTCATCTCTATTATGATATTATTCCAGGAAAATATACGGTCATAAAGCAGCCGGACATCGTGATTGTTGAAGGGATTAATGTGCTGCAGACACCAAAGCAGGAAGCACATTCTCATAGTGTCTACGTATCGGATTTCTTTGATATCTCCATCTATGTCGATGCGGATGATCGGAACATTTATCAATGGTATGTTGAGCGGTTTAAGACGCTAAGGAAAACGGCGTTTGCCAATCCGGAATCCTACTTCCACCGCTATGCTGATTTGACGGATGAAGAGGCAGACCGAGTTGCAACGGATATATGGAATCGAATCAATAAGGTTAACTTAGACCGTAATATAGCGCCGACAAGAAACCGTGCCAATATCATTTTGGAGAAGGATGCGAATCATTCAATTTCTTCTGTTCGGCTTCGGAAGATCTAA
- a CDS encoding sugar O-acetyltransferase, translating to MTEKEKMINGEMYRSADDELVRDRMEARKWTRIYNQTIETDLKEREGILKQLLGSTGKNIYIEPNFICDYGYNIFVGENFYANFDCLILDTCPVVIGDNCMLAPGVHIYTATHPLMPDERNSGLEYGKPVKIGHNVWLGGRSVINPGVTIGDNVVVASGSVVTKDIPDNVVVAGNPARIIKRIDDQPETNPIV from the coding sequence ATGACAGAAAAAGAGAAAATGATTAATGGGGAAATGTATCGTTCAGCAGACGATGAACTGGTCAGAGATCGGATGGAAGCGAGAAAGTGGACAAGGATCTATAATCAAACGATCGAGACAGATTTAAAGGAAAGAGAAGGCATTTTAAAACAGCTGCTTGGTTCCACTGGCAAGAATATCTATATTGAACCAAACTTCATTTGTGATTATGGCTATAATATCTTTGTCGGAGAGAATTTTTATGCAAATTTTGACTGTCTCATATTGGATACATGCCCGGTAGTCATTGGTGATAATTGCATGCTTGCCCCTGGCGTACATATTTATACGGCGACCCATCCTTTAATGCCGGATGAGCGAAATTCAGGATTGGAATATGGCAAGCCGGTCAAAATTGGACACAATGTCTGGCTTGGCGGCAGGTCGGTCATTAATCCTGGCGTGACGATTGGCGATAATGTTGTCGTAGCCTCAGGATCCGTTGTAACGAAGGATATTCCGGATAATGTTGTTGTTGCCGGTAATCCAGCAAGAATAATTAAACGAATTGATGATCAACCAGAAACAAATCCTATCGTATAA
- a CDS encoding NUDIX hydrolase: MDTEILKIFDEQGRQIGTAARDEAHKKGLWHETFQVYFIDVNPEGSTLYLQQRSHRKKDFPRLFDMTVAGHLMEHESVHDGVREIEEEVGIHVSIDELIYLGKMKNIINTNKIADKEFSHVFLYECKIPLESFSLQKEEVDGMAKVDLHDFIQFYYGKCNQLTAEGFMIDQDGKKAMYTRVLSKDEFVPHSKEYTAAVAEAMSSHLSGKLD; this comes from the coding sequence ATGGATACAGAAATACTGAAAATATTTGATGAGCAGGGAAGGCAAATTGGAACGGCAGCACGTGATGAAGCCCATAAAAAGGGACTTTGGCATGAGACCTTTCAGGTTTACTTTATCGATGTCAATCCAGAAGGAAGTACACTCTATTTGCAGCAAAGGAGCCATAGGAAAAAGGATTTTCCTCGTTTATTTGATATGACGGTCGCTGGACATTTAATGGAACATGAATCTGTACATGACGGGGTCCGTGAAATCGAAGAGGAAGTCGGAATTCATGTCAGTATTGATGAGCTTATTTACCTGGGGAAAATGAAGAACATCATTAATACCAATAAGATTGCGGACAAGGAATTCAGCCATGTGTTTCTGTATGAATGTAAGATACCGCTAGAGTCATTTTCTCTTCAGAAAGAGGAGGTAGATGGGATGGCGAAGGTGGATCTGCATGATTTCATCCAATTTTACTACGGTAAATGTAACCAATTGACGGCAGAAGGATTTATGATTGATCAAGACGGGAAAAAAGCGATGTATACACGTGTGTTATCAAAGGATGAATTCGTCCCTCATTCAAAGGAATATACGGCAGCCGTTGCTGAGGCTATGAGCAGTCATTTATCAGGGAAGCTAGATTAG
- a CDS encoding aldehyde dehydrogenase family protein → MATTLSPNISPKLAKFLEGTKQLYINGKFVEAAGGKTFDTMNPATGEVLAKVAEAEAEDIDLAVKAARKAFEEGPWSRMSASQRSRLIYKLADLMEENKVELAQLETLDNGKPYSETSKADVPLAVEHFRYFSGWATKIVGQTIPVQGNYFNYTRHEPVGVVGQIIPWNFPLLMAAWKLGAALATGCTVVLKPAENTPLSALYLAELIQEAGFPDGVVNIVPGYGQTAGQPLVDHPDVDKVAFTGSTKVGKSIMRSAADTLKRITLELGGKSPNIILPDADLKKAVPGALMGIMFNQGQVCCAGSRLYVQKKLYDNVVADLVSNTKNIKQGNGMEEGTTMGPLISSTQQSRVKGYIDKGIEEGAEVLTGGDIPFDKGYFVSPTIFADVNHSMTIAKEEIFGPVVAAMPFDDIDDLVEKANDSMYGLAAGVWTQDIKKAHYIAHKLKAGTVWVNTYNTFDAGSPFGGYKQSGLGREMGSYALDNYTEVKSVWINMN, encoded by the coding sequence ATGGCAACCACACTAAGTCCCAACATCAGCCCAAAACTAGCAAAATTTTTAGAGGGCACAAAACAGTTATATATCAATGGAAAGTTTGTCGAAGCAGCAGGAGGCAAGACATTTGATACGATGAATCCGGCAACAGGGGAGGTACTCGCAAAGGTGGCAGAGGCTGAGGCGGAAGATATTGACCTCGCTGTAAAGGCTGCCCGCAAGGCCTTTGAAGAAGGTCCATGGAGCAGGATGAGTGCCTCACAAAGAAGCCGGCTTATTTATAAGTTAGCTGATTTAATGGAAGAGAATAAAGTCGAGTTAGCTCAGCTTGAAACATTAGATAATGGAAAGCCGTATTCGGAAACCTCTAAAGCGGATGTTCCGCTTGCGGTGGAGCATTTCCGTTATTTCTCCGGGTGGGCCACGAAGATTGTTGGACAGACCATCCCGGTTCAAGGGAACTACTTCAACTATACAAGACATGAGCCGGTGGGAGTCGTCGGACAAATCATCCCATGGAATTTCCCGCTTCTCATGGCTGCCTGGAAGCTGGGAGCAGCACTGGCGACAGGCTGTACGGTTGTCTTAAAGCCGGCGGAGAATACACCGCTTTCTGCTTTATACTTGGCTGAGTTGATCCAGGAAGCCGGTTTCCCGGATGGAGTGGTGAATATTGTTCCAGGTTATGGACAAACAGCTGGCCAGCCGCTTGTTGACCATCCAGATGTTGATAAGGTAGCTTTTACCGGGTCTACGAAGGTTGGGAAATCCATCATGCGTTCTGCAGCCGACACATTAAAGAGAATTACGCTTGAGCTTGGAGGGAAATCTCCGAATATCATCCTGCCTGATGCTGATTTAAAGAAGGCTGTACCTGGCGCTTTGATGGGAATTATGTTCAACCAAGGGCAGGTTTGCTGTGCGGGAAGCCGTCTCTATGTCCAAAAGAAATTGTATGACAACGTCGTTGCTGACCTTGTCTCTAACACAAAGAACATTAAGCAAGGAAATGGGATGGAAGAAGGTACGACCATGGGTCCGCTTATCTCATCTACCCAGCAATCCCGTGTTAAAGGGTATATTGACAAGGGAATCGAAGAGGGGGCAGAAGTGCTGACAGGCGGAGATATTCCGTTTGATAAGGGCTATTTTGTTTCTCCAACCATTTTCGCGGATGTTAACCACAGCATGACGATTGCTAAGGAAGAAATCTTTGGTCCTGTTGTGGCGGCCATGCCGTTTGATGATATCGATGATTTGGTCGAGAAAGCCAATGACAGCATGTACGGCCTTGCAGCCGGCGTTTGGACGCAGGATATCAAGAAAGCCCATTACATTGCGCATAAACTGAAGGCAGGAACTGTCTGGGTGAATACGTATAATACATTTGATGCCGGATCACCATTTGGAGGCTATAAACAATCAGGCCTTGGACGTGAGATGGGCAGCTACGCCCTTGATAATTATACGGAAGTGAAGAGTGTCTGGATCAATATGAATTAA
- a CDS encoding ABC transporter ATP-binding protein, with the protein MKSAAGLFKYFRPYRFIVLLGPLFMCLEVGMDLIQPTIMQKIIDNGIAAEDNGYVLTMGLFMFGAALLGLVGGVGSSIFSTRAAVHFSTDLRRDVFRKIDYFSGPNMDKFGAGKLITIMTNDITAVQQAAMMTLRIFVRGPIMFIGSIVIVYLTARELFPILLVIVPILVVLIVLFTFKAGTLFGLVQKAIDRVNTKTHEHLAGVRVVKAFGTEKYEMKQFTEVNDHLTKVNIRADLTIMGLMPLLQFIVNMGIVFAIWMGAIKLDSGSMEVGMIIAFVNYLTIILNSLMTSSAVLMQITRAFPSADRIKDVLDTTGDIEEPVRPVLLNEHKGEVEFKNVSFSYSKNGEHVLSDINVRIPPGETLGIIGGTGSGKTTLAKLIPRLYEVEAGQVLVNGMDIRKISLDELRESIGFITQKAMLFSGAIQYNLKMGKDDASVEEMTAALEDAQAWSFVKELDGIFDYELMQGATNLSGGQRQRLSIARALVRKPEILIIDDATSAVDAISEAAIQAALKEHYPESTKIIISSKISSVKEADQILVLEDGQEAALGTHEELLANNPLYQEICRIQGLKEESYESARK; encoded by the coding sequence ATGAAATCAGCAGCGGGGTTATTTAAGTATTTTCGACCATACCGTTTCATCGTTCTGCTCGGTCCTTTATTTATGTGCCTGGAGGTTGGAATGGATTTAATCCAGCCGACCATTATGCAAAAGATCATTGATAATGGAATTGCTGCAGAAGATAACGGTTATGTATTGACAATGGGGTTATTCATGTTTGGAGCAGCATTGCTCGGTCTTGTTGGAGGAGTTGGAAGCAGCATCTTCTCGACACGGGCAGCGGTTCATTTCTCGACTGATTTGCGGAGAGATGTTTTCCGGAAGATTGATTATTTCTCTGGTCCTAATATGGATAAGTTTGGAGCAGGCAAGCTGATTACGATTATGACTAATGATATAACAGCCGTGCAGCAGGCAGCTATGATGACATTAAGGATATTTGTCCGCGGCCCGATCATGTTTATCGGAAGCATCGTAATTGTTTACTTAACAGCGAGAGAGTTATTCCCCATTTTACTTGTCATTGTTCCTATTCTAGTCGTGCTCATTGTATTATTCACCTTCAAGGCAGGTACGTTGTTCGGTCTTGTTCAGAAGGCGATTGACCGAGTTAATACGAAGACACATGAGCACTTGGCCGGAGTAAGGGTCGTCAAAGCATTTGGCACAGAAAAATATGAGATGAAACAATTCACAGAGGTGAATGATCATCTAACAAAAGTGAATATTCGGGCTGATTTGACGATTATGGGATTAATGCCTCTCCTCCAGTTTATCGTAAACATGGGCATCGTCTTTGCTATTTGGATGGGAGCCATTAAGCTTGATAGCGGCTCGATGGAGGTAGGGATGATCATTGCGTTTGTCAATTATTTAACGATTATTCTAAACTCCTTGATGACAAGCAGTGCGGTTCTTATGCAAATCACTCGTGCTTTTCCATCAGCTGACCGGATTAAGGACGTTCTGGATACGACTGGCGATATCGAAGAGCCCGTTCGGCCGGTATTACTCAATGAGCATAAGGGTGAAGTAGAGTTCAAAAATGTCAGCTTCAGCTACAGTAAAAATGGCGAGCATGTATTATCCGATATAAATGTTCGTATCCCTCCAGGAGAAACGCTCGGAATTATAGGAGGAACGGGAAGCGGGAAAACAACACTTGCCAAGCTCATCCCAAGATTATATGAAGTGGAAGCGGGTCAGGTGCTGGTAAACGGCATGGATATTCGAAAGATTTCCTTGGATGAACTGAGAGAATCGATTGGCTTTATTACACAAAAAGCCATGCTGTTTTCAGGAGCTATTCAATATAATCTGAAGATGGGCAAGGATGATGCAAGCGTAGAGGAAATGACTGCAGCACTTGAAGATGCACAGGCTTGGTCTTTTGTGAAGGAATTAGACGGCATATTTGATTACGAGCTTATGCAGGGAGCAACCAATCTATCTGGGGGTCAAAGGCAGCGCCTGTCAATAGCGCGCGCGCTCGTTCGCAAACCAGAGATACTGATCATTGATGATGCAACCTCTGCTGTAGATGCTATTTCAGAAGCCGCGATTCAAGCTGCTCTGAAGGAGCATTATCCAGAGTCTACGAAGATTATTATCTCCTCAAAGATCT
- a CDS encoding ATP-grasp domain-containing protein translates to MPSIYIIHENQEWTRHLTNRLEELKLPYEEWHLHEGLIDLTAEPPVGVFYNRMSASSHTRGHRYAPEMAGGVLDWLEQHNRTIVNGSKALSFEISKIRQYTALTKAGIKTPATVAATGRENIIEAAKRLGKTPFITKHNRAGKGLGVQLFQSIEALESYLNSPAFMEPIDGITLIQEYIQSPESTITRAEFIGGQFFYAVNVDTSTGFELCPADACQINDLYCPTSEEAVEKPQFDMIEDFHHPIISQYEAFLKEAQIDVAGIEFIRDASGTIYTYDINTNTNYHSEAESRAGKYGMLELAKYLGKQLG, encoded by the coding sequence ATGCCATCCATTTATATCATTCACGAAAATCAAGAATGGACAAGACATCTGACAAACAGATTGGAAGAATTGAAGCTTCCCTATGAGGAATGGCATTTGCACGAGGGGCTTATAGACCTTACTGCCGAGCCGCCTGTGGGAGTCTTTTATAATCGAATGAGTGCTTCCTCCCATACACGGGGACATCGTTATGCCCCAGAAATGGCCGGCGGGGTACTCGATTGGCTTGAACAGCATAATCGCACCATTGTGAACGGTTCAAAAGCCCTTTCCTTTGAGATTAGTAAAATAAGACAATATACAGCCTTGACGAAAGCTGGGATCAAAACGCCAGCAACAGTAGCGGCTACAGGCAGGGAAAACATTATCGAAGCCGCCAAAAGGCTTGGAAAAACTCCGTTCATCACCAAGCATAACCGGGCCGGAAAGGGACTAGGCGTCCAATTATTCCAGTCTATTGAAGCCTTGGAGTCTTATTTGAACAGCCCAGCATTCATGGAACCTATTGATGGAATTACTCTCATTCAAGAATACATTCAATCACCTGAATCCACTATCACAAGGGCCGAATTCATTGGCGGCCAATTCTTCTATGCTGTGAATGTTGATACATCAACTGGGTTTGAACTCTGTCCTGCAGACGCCTGCCAGATTAATGATCTCTACTGCCCCACGAGTGAAGAGGCAGTAGAAAAGCCGCAATTTGATATGATAGAAGATTTCCACCATCCTATAATCAGTCAATACGAGGCCTTTCTAAAAGAAGCTCAAATTGATGTAGCAGGGATAGAATTTATTCGGGATGCCAGCGGCACGATCTATACGTATGACATTAACACCAATACGAATTATCATTCAGAGGCAGAAAGCAGAGCAGGAAAATATGGAATGCTTGAGCTGGCTAAATATCTCGGAAAACAATTGGGATAA
- a CDS encoding pyridoxamine 5'-phosphate oxidase family protein: MFKNVIQTREALQDLMGKPSDLAVNKVIDCLDEHCKAFIAKSPFLVLATSNKAGNADASPRGDQPGFVSVLDQKHLLIPERRGNKRLDSLYNLLENPQVGILFLIPGSRETLRINGKASIVTDQELLYPLKASNSIPSVGIGVKVEECFLHCGKAIIRSNLWEPSSWLALDDMPKAGEILAAHAKAAEKTKEEIEVSLEESYIKRLY; encoded by the coding sequence ATGTTTAAGAATGTGATCCAAACGAGAGAGGCTTTACAAGACCTTATGGGGAAACCAAGCGACCTTGCTGTCAATAAAGTAATTGACTGCTTGGACGAGCATTGCAAGGCATTTATCGCTAAATCTCCCTTTCTTGTTTTAGCTACATCTAACAAGGCGGGAAATGCGGATGCTTCACCACGCGGAGATCAGCCTGGTTTTGTTTCCGTACTAGATCAGAAGCATTTGCTTATTCCAGAGAGGAGGGGGAATAAGCGGCTCGATTCCTTGTATAATCTACTAGAAAATCCTCAGGTTGGGATTCTTTTTCTCATACCCGGTTCAAGGGAGACGTTAAGAATCAATGGCAAGGCATCCATTGTAACCGATCAGGAGCTGCTGTATCCGCTGAAAGCATCTAATAGCATTCCCTCAGTCGGGATTGGCGTCAAGGTCGAAGAATGCTTCCTTCATTGCGGGAAAGCCATCATCCGCTCTAATCTATGGGAGCCGAGTTCGTGGCTGGCGCTTGACGACATGCCAAAAGCAGGGGAAATCCTCGCTGCTCATGCAAAGGCAGCCGAAAAAACAAAGGAAGAAATAGAGGTAAGCTTAGAAGAAAGCTATATAAAGAGATTATACTAG
- the pssA gene encoding CDP-diacylglycerol--serine O-phosphatidyltransferase gives MIKQIPNLLTLGNLYCGYLSISYIISGDVRNATILIFIALMLDMLDGRMARILGVANDMGKQLDSLADIVSFGVAPAFLASYTFFSDFDQYGIWMAGLFPLFGCYRLARFNITPTEESMKHFRGIPITFAGGIVAFLVLLENYIHISLFIILFFGLAVLMVSTIKIPSFKKVKLNYYTVIITLFLLYMFYLIARSGFNSVPEFFYVAIAIYVVFIIARYIKARTPKFQLKKSRTIRLPRKDKLRKKKVKR, from the coding sequence ATGATCAAACAAATACCGAACTTATTAACCTTAGGAAACCTGTATTGCGGGTATTTATCTATTTCCTACATAATTAGCGGCGATGTAAGAAATGCCACCATTCTAATATTTATTGCGTTAATGTTAGATATGCTTGACGGAAGAATGGCACGTATACTAGGCGTTGCCAATGATATGGGCAAACAGCTCGATTCACTGGCCGATATTGTCTCCTTTGGAGTGGCGCCTGCCTTCCTGGCATCCTATACATTCTTTTCCGATTTCGACCAATATGGAATATGGATGGCTGGATTATTCCCGCTGTTTGGGTGTTACAGGCTGGCAAGATTTAATATTACCCCAACAGAGGAGTCAATGAAGCATTTCAGGGGGATTCCTATTACATTTGCAGGAGGCATTGTAGCCTTTCTTGTCCTGCTGGAGAACTATATCCATATTAGCTTATTCATCATCTTATTCTTCGGACTGGCTGTCCTAATGGTCAGTACAATCAAGATTCCGAGCTTTAAGAAGGTGAAATTGAATTATTATACAGTCATTATTACTTTATTTTTGCTCTATATGTTCTATCTAATTGCAAGGTCTGGTTTTAATAGTGTTCCGGAATTTTTCTATGTAGCTATCGCTATTTATGTTGTCTTTATTATCGCTCGATATATTAAAGCTAGGACACCGAAGTTTCAGCTGAAGAAAAGCAGAACAATCAGGCTTCCGCGCAAGGATAAGCTGCGAAAGAAGAAGGTAAAACGCTGA
- a CDS encoding organic hydroperoxide resistance protein, translating into MEPLYTAVVSATGGREGHVKSEDGIIDLDVRQPKALGGSGEEAANPELFFASGYAACYDGALNLVLRKNKIKADTTVTANVTIGKDEADGGLKLAVRLDVSIPDLSKEETEKYAKEAHQVCPYSKATRGNIDVTIVTV; encoded by the coding sequence ATGGAACCATTATATACAGCTGTTGTATCGGCGACAGGCGGAAGAGAAGGACATGTAAAATCAGAGGACGGCATCATCGACTTAGATGTACGCCAGCCAAAAGCATTAGGAGGATCAGGTGAGGAAGCAGCCAATCCGGAATTGTTCTTTGCCTCAGGTTATGCCGCCTGTTATGACGGTGCACTCAACCTCGTGCTGCGAAAAAACAAAATCAAAGCGGATACAACGGTTACCGCTAATGTGACAATCGGGAAAGATGAAGCTGACGGGGGACTGAAGCTAGCAGTCAGACTAGATGTATCGATTCCTGATTTGTCAAAAGAAGAAACAGAAAAATATGCAAAAGAAGCGCATCAAGTTTGCCCATACTCCAAGGCAACAAGAGGGAATATTGACGTGACCATCGTTACTGTCTGA